A stretch of Alkalicella caledoniensis DNA encodes these proteins:
- a CDS encoding HAMP domain-containing sensor histidine kinase, with protein MLRLFKNKEIKVYIVLMLIIHIGLGLFIYSAYTKNTKVLQQTIIEERVALLGNIIANHPHSESEIIPFITENASVEQIEQGLKVARRYGIDYNMPIQSSPLLLNFQRKNNLNILYAILLFFILTAATGVFILNYIYSRLRKFSNYAEAIVEGKFDTISESQEEGDFAMLTVQYNHMAKRLQGSLESLQQEKVYLKNIISDISHQLKTPLSSVKMFNELLMDGEIEDLQMSNEFLAKSQSQIERMEWLIKNLLKMARLETNSVEFKNKFISINETIRQAIGPLQVKCEEKGQQLKYVDKDILVKHDKEWMAEAISNIVKNAIEHTPPKGSIHISTAETPLAVEIQIDNQGNPISQGDIPRLFERFYKGKNNSTPNSTGIGLALAKAIIENQNGTIEVRNKQEGPSFIILLYKYDSF; from the coding sequence ATGTTAAGGTTGTTTAAAAATAAAGAAATTAAAGTTTATATAGTATTAATGCTTATAATACACATAGGCTTAGGTTTATTCATATACAGTGCATATACTAAAAATACAAAGGTTTTGCAACAAACTATAATAGAAGAGAGGGTTGCCCTTTTAGGGAATATCATTGCAAATCACCCTCATTCGGAGTCTGAAATCATTCCATTTATTACAGAAAATGCATCCGTGGAACAAATAGAACAGGGGCTTAAAGTTGCAAGGAGATATGGCATTGATTACAACATGCCAATACAAAGCAGCCCTTTATTACTTAACTTTCAAAGGAAAAATAACTTAAATATTTTGTATGCCATTTTACTATTTTTTATATTAACAGCAGCTACAGGTGTATTCATATTAAATTATATATACAGTAGACTTAGGAAGTTTTCAAATTATGCTGAGGCAATTGTAGAGGGAAAATTTGACACCATCTCTGAAAGTCAAGAGGAGGGAGACTTTGCCATGCTAACAGTTCAGTATAATCACATGGCAAAGCGTTTACAAGGGTCACTAGAAAGCCTACAACAAGAAAAGGTATACTTAAAGAATATTATCTCAGACATATCCCACCAACTTAAAACACCCCTTTCATCTGTAAAGATGTTTAACGAACTACTAATGGATGGAGAAATAGAGGACTTGCAAATGTCCAATGAATTTCTAGCTAAAAGCCAGAGCCAAATAGAGCGAATGGAATGGCTAATAAAGAACCTTCTAAAAATGGCAAGGCTTGAAACAAATTCCGTGGAGTTTAAAAATAAATTTATATCAATAAATGAAACAATAAGACAAGCTATTGGTCCACTGCAAGTTAAATGTGAAGAAAAAGGTCAGCAATTAAAATATGTAGATAAAGATATACTTGTTAAGCATGACAAAGAATGGATGGCTGAAGCCATAAGCAATATAGTTAAAAACGCCATAGAACACACACCTCCTAAAGGGAGTATCCATATAAGCACAGCTGAAACTCCCCTAGCTGTAGAAATACAAATAGATAACCAGGGAAATCCTATATCCCAAGGAGATATTCCCCGTTTATTTGAACGATTTTACAAAGGCAAAAACAACTCAACACCAAATAGCACGGGAATTGGACTAGCCCTAGCCAAAGCCATAATAGAAAACCAAAATGGAACAATAGAAGTGAGAAACAAACAGGAAGGTCCTTCATTTATTATTCTTTTATACAAGTATGATAGTTTCTAG
- a CDS encoding ABC transporter ATP-binding protein, translating to MEVLKTINLTKTYITGEQKVEALKDVNISIKQGEFVAVVGPSGSGKSTLLHLLGGLDRPTSGNVIVDNTDIYRMNEHKLAIFRRRKVGFIFQFYNLIPVLTAEENITLPTMLDGKKVDKKYLEEILGILGLKDRKNHFPSQLSGGQQQRVSIGRSMIYKPSIIFADEPTGNLDSKASKEVVELLKFSVRKYNQTLVMITHDINIAQEADRIIRIDDGAIVKDEVIKQ from the coding sequence ATGGAAGTATTAAAAACAATAAACCTAACAAAAACATATATAACAGGGGAGCAAAAAGTAGAAGCCCTAAAGGATGTTAACATCTCTATAAAACAAGGGGAGTTTGTGGCAGTTGTAGGACCCAGTGGTTCTGGTAAAAGCACACTACTTCATCTACTAGGGGGGCTAGATAGACCAACCAGTGGCAATGTAATAGTGGATAATACAGATATTTATAGGATGAATGAACACAAACTGGCAATTTTCAGAAGGAGAAAAGTAGGATTCATATTCCAGTTCTACAATCTTATTCCTGTACTAACGGCAGAAGAGAATATAACTTTACCAACAATGCTAGATGGGAAAAAGGTAGATAAAAAATACTTAGAAGAAATACTAGGTATTTTAGGACTAAAAGATAGAAAAAATCATTTCCCTTCACAATTATCAGGAGGGCAGCAACAAAGGGTATCCATAGGTAGGTCGATGATTTACAAGCCATCTATTATATTCGCAGATGAACCAACTGGTAACTTAGATAGTAAAGCCAGTAAGGAAGTTGTTGAGTTATTAAAATTTTCTGTAAGGAAATACAACCAGACATTGGTAATGATTACCCATGACATCAACATAGCCCAAGAAGCAGATAGAATTATAAGGATAGATGACGGTGCAATTGTCAAAGATGAGGTGATCAAACAATGA
- a CDS encoding ABC transporter permease, which translates to MKSLNQVGIRYLKEQKKRTILTIMGIIISVAMITSIGTMMYSMERYEYKSTVERNGYNHGAYVDITNEQYSYLKNNVNFEELAEAKLAGTSFTKDASDKTKRIELMGYEKRYLELRSMLPVEGRLPENKNEVVLERWKANLLGIEIGDKVTLPVGHFKRGNKILQRNEWDENATFHEIIVHDFNLVGIIESNGSSQSYANSRAIVDLAWAEDVNDTGLSTAVFRVKKGLDIIKTTEDVAKELDIDENNIQYNFNLINREQGGIQPTLLVIATFLIGLVCVATVAVIYNSFHISVLERVKQFGIMRSIGTTPRQVRVLVFTEAGILSIISIPFGLAAGYYATKLLFYLLSMGEYSSFQNMQIMTSKEVLGGSAVIALISVYLSALSPALSAGRVSPLNAIFQHRTLKKERNTKSGFLIGKVFGSEGMLAYKNLQRNRKRLVITAFSLSISVIMFIVFSVFSFYALRINDNLFGYSADFAMYTRHGSSQPFTLEEIAKLEAIEGVAEVLPYAYSNFITSIEPDKIMPNIKESFPWVVENGFIYGSIQGYRNEDLHLLREELISGEVDVDKINKELGVFLIYNSEHYDHENRRTTIAPTFDLEVGSIIYLDTENEYVGEDTEIDFDNAIPVKVMGLVEKSSIGYRYPSMGLMGIITTYEVYEQITGDSGFGTVYVNIEEDADYETVVAGLNSVLENKGDAGIQDSIANNRRDRQTVLELSVLIYGFITLISLIGALNIINTISTNLITRTKEFGMLRAVGMTPKGMRKMIRLEAIFSSITGTIFGLIVGNLLGYYLYTLLNDYEGYPWEFPLNANIIAIVATVIIALFAAVAPLKKIASMNIMEILREE; encoded by the coding sequence ATGAAATCATTGAATCAAGTTGGGATAAGGTACTTAAAAGAACAAAAGAAACGTACTATCCTAACCATTATGGGCATAATTATCTCAGTTGCCATGATAACATCCATTGGTACAATGATGTATAGCATGGAAAGGTATGAATATAAAAGCACTGTAGAAAGAAACGGATATAACCATGGAGCATATGTGGATATAACAAATGAACAATATTCATATCTTAAGAACAATGTCAATTTTGAAGAATTGGCAGAAGCAAAACTAGCAGGAACTAGTTTTACTAAAGATGCCTCAGATAAAACAAAGCGGATAGAGCTAATGGGCTACGAAAAAAGGTACCTAGAGCTTAGGAGTATGTTACCAGTGGAGGGGAGGCTGCCTGAAAATAAGAATGAAGTGGTTCTTGAGCGTTGGAAAGCAAATCTCCTCGGGATTGAAATAGGTGACAAGGTAACTTTGCCTGTAGGCCATTTTAAGCGTGGAAATAAAATTCTTCAAAGAAATGAGTGGGATGAAAATGCAACTTTTCATGAGATTATTGTACATGACTTTAATTTGGTTGGTATCATAGAGAGTAACGGTTCTAGTCAATCATATGCAAACTCAAGAGCCATTGTAGATTTAGCGTGGGCAGAGGATGTAAATGATACTGGTCTGAGTACTGCAGTGTTTAGAGTTAAAAAAGGACTTGATATAATAAAAACCACTGAAGATGTAGCTAAGGAATTGGATATTGATGAGAACAATATCCAATATAACTTCAACCTCATAAATAGGGAACAAGGGGGTATACAGCCTACCCTTTTGGTAATTGCTACATTCTTAATAGGACTTGTCTGTGTGGCAACGGTTGCTGTAATTTATAACTCATTTCATATATCTGTGCTAGAGAGGGTTAAGCAATTCGGTATAATGCGGTCCATCGGGACAACACCAAGGCAAGTGAGGGTCTTAGTATTTACAGAAGCAGGTATTTTAAGTATTATTTCTATCCCTTTCGGTTTGGCAGCAGGTTATTATGCTACGAAGCTACTTTTTTACCTTTTATCAATGGGTGAGTACTCTAGCTTTCAAAACATGCAGATAATGACTTCCAAAGAGGTATTGGGAGGGAGTGCAGTAATTGCACTAATTTCTGTCTATTTGTCAGCCCTAAGTCCTGCATTAAGTGCAGGCAGGGTTTCACCACTAAATGCCATATTCCAGCACAGAACATTAAAAAAGGAACGTAACACAAAAAGCGGATTTTTAATTGGAAAGGTGTTTGGCTCAGAAGGAATGTTGGCATATAAGAACCTCCAAAGGAATAGAAAGAGATTAGTAATAACGGCTTTTTCCTTGAGTATAAGTGTTATTATGTTCATAGTTTTTAGTGTATTTAGTTTCTACGCATTAAGGATAAATGATAATTTATTTGGATATAGTGCAGACTTTGCTATGTACACTAGGCACGGATCATCTCAGCCCTTTACCCTTGAGGAAATAGCTAAACTTGAAGCAATAGAGGGTGTGGCTGAGGTGCTACCATATGCATATTCGAATTTTATAACCTCTATTGAACCAGATAAAATTATGCCTAACATAAAAGAAAGTTTTCCATGGGTCGTAGAGAATGGCTTTATTTATGGCAGTATACAAGGATACCGAAATGAGGATTTACACCTACTAAGGGAAGAGTTGATAAGTGGAGAAGTTGATGTAGATAAGATAAATAAAGAATTAGGTGTATTCTTAATATATAACTCAGAACACTATGATCATGAAAACAGAAGAACAACCATAGCACCAACCTTTGACTTAGAAGTAGGCAGCATTATTTACTTGGATACGGAAAATGAATACGTGGGAGAAGACACAGAAATAGATTTTGATAATGCTATACCTGTAAAAGTAATGGGTCTAGTTGAAAAATCGTCCATAGGGTATCGTTATCCTTCCATGGGTCTTATGGGTATAATAACAACATATGAAGTTTACGAACAAATAACTGGGGATTCAGGATTTGGTACTGTCTATGTGAATATTGAGGAAGATGCTGACTACGAAACAGTGGTGGCTGGCTTGAATTCAGTGTTAGAAAATAAGGGGGATGCTGGCATTCAAGATAGCATAGCAAATAATAGAAGAGATAGACAAACAGTTCTAGAACTTTCCGTTCTGATCTATGGTTTCATAACACTAATAAGCTTAATAGGGGCACTGAATATTATCAATACCATAAGTACTAACCTTATCACAAGAACAAAGGAATTTGGCATGCTAAGGGCTGTGGGTATGACCCCTAAAGGGATGAGAAAGATGATTCGCCTTGAGGCTATATTTAGTAGTATCACAGGAACAATATTCGGTCTAATTGTTGGAAACTTATTGGGCTATTACCTTTATACACTACTAAATGATTACGAGGGCTATCCATGGGAATTCCCCTTGAACGCAAATATCATAGCTATAGTTGCAACGGTAATAATAGCTCTTTTTGCAGCAGTTGCACCACTGAAGAAAATAGCTTCCATGAATATAATGGAAATACTAAGAGAAGAGTAA
- a CDS encoding YddF family protein, with amino-acid sequence MEQNNLPIALFNGTVCTTNGLYSVKDIDIDTAKKLIDKNGFISAIGHEATAEIMSQLMEQNIPMNRIQFHQQVGQIAIVFKLKERPKEGHILTKEELERVGYSLKIMERLE; translated from the coding sequence ATGGAACAAAATAATTTGCCTATTGCTTTATTTAACGGAACAGTATGTACAACAAACGGTTTATACTCTGTAAAGGATATAGATATTGATACAGCTAAAAAGCTAATTGATAAAAACGGCTTTATCTCTGCCATAGGTCACGAGGCCACAGCAGAAATTATGTCACAACTAATGGAACAAAATATCCCTATGAATAGAATTCAATTCCATCAACAAGTAGGGCAAATAGCAATTGTATTTAAACTAAAGGAAAGACCCAAAGAGGGCCATATACTCACAAAAGAGGAATTAGAAAGAGTTGGGTACAGTTTAAAGATAATGGAAAGATTAGAGTAG
- a CDS encoding glucose 1-dehydrogenase, which produces MEFKNKVVIITGAGKGIGKAIAQGFAQKGAKVIIAEIDTENGQGLEQQLTSQGLIAKFVHTDAGNSKSIQDMVSDTMKEYGQIDILINNAAISHNSSLWVRDDQDWERVIAVNLSGPYYAAKYASKHMAKNSSGNIINISSTRAFMSEAKTEPYSSSKGGIDTLTHSLAVSLGEYGIRVNSIAPGWIHTGDEANLTKEDNKQHPTGRVGTVQDIVEACYYLASEKSSFMTGQNITIDGGMTKKMIYI; this is translated from the coding sequence ATGGAATTTAAAAACAAAGTAGTAATAATAACAGGTGCAGGAAAGGGCATAGGCAAAGCTATAGCCCAAGGATTCGCCCAAAAAGGAGCCAAAGTAATCATAGCAGAAATAGATACCGAAAATGGTCAAGGCTTAGAGCAACAACTTACATCCCAAGGTCTAATAGCAAAATTCGTCCACACTGACGCAGGTAATAGTAAATCAATCCAGGACATGGTGTCTGATACCATGAAAGAGTATGGACAAATAGATATTCTTATAAATAACGCTGCCATATCCCATAACTCTTCTTTATGGGTAAGGGATGATCAAGACTGGGAGAGGGTTATAGCAGTTAATCTAAGCGGCCCATATTACGCAGCAAAATATGCCTCTAAGCACATGGCTAAAAACAGCAGTGGAAACATAATCAACATATCGTCAACAAGGGCGTTCATGTCTGAGGCAAAAACCGAGCCATATTCATCCTCAAAGGGTGGTATAGATACATTAACCCATAGCCTAGCCGTAAGCTTAGGTGAATACGGAATAAGGGTAAACTCCATAGCCCCAGGCTGGATCCACACAGGGGATGAAGCAAACTTAACCAAAGAGGACAACAAACAACACCCAACTGGAAGGGTGGGAACAGTACAAGACATAGTAGAAGCATGCTACTACCTAGCATCAGAAAAATCAAGCTTCATGACAGGCCAAAACATAACAATAGACGGTGGAATGACTAAAAAAATGATTTATATCTAA